A region from the Lolium perenne isolate Kyuss_39 chromosome 4, Kyuss_2.0, whole genome shotgun sequence genome encodes:
- the LOC127349413 gene encoding inactive poly [ADP-ribose] polymerase RCD1 → MERKNVMALDGHILKATDRKRKHDSAANSTDTDAAAEVSRHVQRQNLAMPVCKKSKMTSCAGHILEWYNNFKTSGLPMRVLYYQQGKWRDFPEHVVNLVQRDFQLKRPITNAVFQNQQVLLDFMHMVCLDSATATTKPIAWIDDHGGRFFPDLCARLITSKPVQHGRSDPSGKSEADEISTAASESSSSDHVAEVPSHVKKVNNILVEKQKVQNEAASGPRNAATGLHNSGPRIDSAVRRLLLEGLGHPFSEKDIVGIYRTPLVDQQGQARFNLFQKELELTKIQRGNANVRYAWLPCSKDAMEDMMMHGTLKITKPLLGPVYGIGTHLAPANCANTCASYSDVDENGIIRMMLCRVIMGNVEVVLPGSKQFQPTAGIFDSGVDDLQKPKHYVVWDANVHQHIYAEYAVIIKSPSMTNEYLVREDTASNISEIGNSRSPDSVTKDASCFQTVASSADEQHLPKFGRAPSPRAPSSPWMPFSMLFAALSTKVPRSDMDLLHQYYEEFKRRKISRTDLVKRLRQIVGDKLLVSTVVRLQHKVPPTGAAEMLPRRLPGRGGNTTSP, encoded by the exons ATGGAGAGGAAGAATGTAATGGCACTGGATGGACATATTCTGAAAGCTACTGATCGCAAGAGGAAGCATGACTCTGCTGCGAATAGTACTGACACAGATGCTGCTGCTGAGGTCTCCCGGCATGTTCAGAGACAAAACCTTGCCATGCCTGTATGTAAGAAGTCTAAAATGACCTCATGTGCTGGTCATATTCTGGAATGGTACAACAACTTCAAGACAAGTGGGTTGCCCATGCGTGTGCTTTATTACCAACAGGGTAAATGGAGGGATTTTCCAGAGCATGTTGTGAATCTGGTTCAGCGGGACTTTCAGTTAAAGAGGCCAATTACTAATGCTGTATTCCAGAACCAGCAAGTACTGTTGGACTTCATGCACATGGTTTGCCTAGATTCTGCGACGGCAACAACCAAGCCAATAGCATGGATTGATGATCATGGTGGCCGCTTCTTTCCAGATTTATGTGCTAGACTGATAACTTCTAAACCTGTTCAGCATGGAAGAAGTGACCCCAGTGGTAAATCTGAAGCTGATGAGATATCAACAGCTGCATCTGAAAGCTCGAGTTCAGATCATGTTGCTGAAGTACCTTCTCATGTAAAGAAGGTTAATAAcatactggtggaaaaacagaagGTGCAAAATGAAGCTGCTAGTGGACCCAGAAATGCTGCTACAGGTTTGCATAATAGTGGCCCACGCATTGATTCAGCTGTGCGGAGGTTATTACTGGAAGGATTAGGCCATCCTTTCAGTGAAAAAGATATTGTTGGTATCTATAGAACCCCACTGGTAGATCAGCAAGGGCAGGCTCGATTCAATCTTTTCCAGAAGGAACTTGAACTCACCAAAATACAGCGTGGGAACGCAAATGTGCGTTATGCATGGTTGCCTTGTTCCAAGGATGCTATGGAGGATATGATGATGCATGGTACTCTGAAAATTACCAAACCTCTGCTAGGCCCAGTTTATGGCATTGGGACACACCTCGCTCCAGCCAACTGCGCCAATACCTG TGCCAGTTACTCAGATGTTGACGAAAATGGCATCATAAGGATGATGCTGTGTCGCGTTATAATGGGAAATGTTGAGGTTGTACTCCCTGGATCAAAGCAATTCCAGCCAACAGCTGGAATATTTGATAGTGGCGTGGATGATCTCCAAAAGCCAAAGCACTATGTCGTTTGGGATGCAAATGTGCATCAACACATCTATGCTGAATATGCTGTTATTATCAAATCACCTTCCATGACCAATG AATACTTGGTTAGAGAAGATACTGCATCCAACATATCTGAGATAGGAAATTCTAGGTCACCAGACAGTGTAACCAAG GATGCCAGTTGTTTCCAAACCGTGGCATCTTCAGCTGATGAACAACATTTGCCCAAGTTTGGGCGTGCTCCAAGTCCACGGGCTCCTAGCTCACCTTGGATGCCCTTCTCGATGCTTTTCGCGGCTCTCTCCACAAAAGTGCCTCGTTCTGATATGGACCTACTCCATCAATACTACGAGGAATTCAAG AGGAGAAAGATAAGCAGGACTGACTTGGTGAAGCGGCTGAGACAGATCGTCGGCGACAAGCTGCTGGTTTCTACAGTAGTGAGGCTACAACACAAG GTCCCACCCACGGGAGCAGCCGAAATGCTACCACGAAGATTACCTGGTAGGGGAGGGAACACCACCAGTCCTTGA